A section of the Corynebacterium auris genome encodes:
- a CDS encoding VOC family protein — MPAFEAVEGMPYWIDLATSQPLKSTYFYSRLLGWDISEDAYRIARKEGLPVAGFIPQRDGATATATDTWVVYFFTRDLARDRAAVERLGGTVLASSEVALGEMSLCADPSGAMFGLIRPAGEEQFIAAGEPGTAVWHEYVAAGSAKECIDFYGELLDWEVRYSADYYIALRDGAPFLGLRDLSNEERFRDMAGYWDAFLGVPDVAAAASRVQGLGGTVTAGPAASPFGPLLFAADATGAKLTLCEVEEPAPEEFSEADSILDL; from the coding sequence ATGCCCGCATTCGAGGCCGTGGAAGGCATGCCCTACTGGATAGACCTGGCCACCTCCCAGCCGCTGAAGTCCACCTACTTTTACTCCCGCCTGCTCGGGTGGGACATTTCCGAGGACGCCTACCGCATCGCCCGCAAAGAGGGGCTGCCGGTCGCCGGGTTCATTCCGCAGCGCGACGGCGCCACCGCCACCGCCACCGACACCTGGGTCGTCTACTTCTTCACCCGGGACTTGGCGCGCGACCGCGCGGCCGTGGAGAGGCTCGGCGGAACCGTGCTGGCCAGCTCCGAGGTCGCCCTCGGCGAGATGAGCCTGTGCGCGGACCCCTCCGGCGCCATGTTCGGACTGATCCGCCCAGCGGGCGAGGAGCAGTTCATCGCCGCCGGTGAGCCCGGTACGGCTGTGTGGCACGAGTACGTCGCTGCCGGCAGCGCGAAGGAGTGCATCGACTTCTACGGGGAGCTGCTCGACTGGGAGGTCCGCTACAGCGCCGACTACTACATCGCGCTGCGCGACGGCGCCCCCTTCCTCGGCCTGCGCGACCTGTCCAACGAGGAACGCTTCCGGGATATGGCCGGCTACTGGGACGCCTTCCTCGGCGTGCCCGACGTCGCCGCAGCCGCAAGCCGCGTGCAGGGCCTCGGCGGCACCGTCACCGCCGGTCCTGCGGCCAGCCCCTTCGGCCCGCTCCTCTTCGCCGCCGACGCGACCGGCGCGAAGCTCACCCTCTGCGAGGTCGAGGAGCCCGCGCCCGAGGAGTTCAGCGAGGCCGACTCGATCCTGGACCTCTAG
- a CDS encoding RNA-binding S4 domain-containing protein, whose product MDVAISGESIKLGQFLKLANLAETGGHAKELISAGEVAVNGEVVTSRGFSLHDADTVTVSGATVIVVAGADGEDYFDERTANDDFDPEKWRNL is encoded by the coding sequence ATGGACGTTGCCATCAGCGGAGAGTCGATCAAGCTCGGCCAGTTCCTCAAACTCGCCAACCTCGCCGAGACCGGCGGCCACGCCAAGGAGCTCATCAGCGCCGGCGAGGTTGCGGTCAACGGGGAGGTGGTCACCTCCCGGGGCTTTTCGCTTCACGACGCCGACACGGTCACCGTCTCCGGCGCCACCGTCATCGTGGTGGCGGGCGCTGATGGGGAGGACTACTTCGACGAACGGACAGCCAACGACGACTTCGACCCGGAAAAGTGGAGGAACCTGTAA